From the genome of Cytobacillus firmus, one region includes:
- a CDS encoding GNAT family N-acetyltransferase — MDIFIRQELPADYYSTQGMIKEAFLNEGYSDKTEHFLVKRIRNSDAFIPELSLVALTHAKEIAGHILLSKITIGDGEKAADSLALAPVSVAPAYQGKGIGSQLIRTALYKAKEAGYQSVIVLGHKDYYPKFGFKPASLWNIQAPFEVPDEVFMALELTENALKNTAGVVHYSKAFSE, encoded by the coding sequence ATGGATATTTTTATTCGGCAAGAACTCCCTGCAGACTATTATTCCACGCAAGGAATGATCAAAGAAGCTTTTTTAAATGAAGGATACAGCGACAAGACAGAACATTTCCTTGTTAAAAGAATCAGAAATTCAGACGCATTCATTCCGGAGCTTTCTTTAGTAGCGTTAACCCATGCTAAGGAGATTGCGGGTCACATACTTCTATCAAAAATCACCATAGGTGATGGTGAAAAAGCTGCAGATTCTCTGGCACTTGCCCCGGTTTCTGTTGCTCCGGCTTATCAAGGAAAAGGCATCGGCAGTCAATTGATTCGTACCGCACTTTACAAGGCAAAAGAGGCCGGATATCAATCCGTAATCGTTCTGGGCCATAAAGATTACTATCCAAAGTTCGGCTTTAAGCCAGCCAGCCTTTGGAATATCCAGGCCCCGTTTGAAGTGCCTGATGAAGTGTTCATGGCTCTGGAGTTAACAGAGAATGCTCTTAAAAATACTGCCGGGGTTGTTCATTATTCAAAAGCTTTTTCAGAATAA
- a CDS encoding VOC family protein has protein sequence MKPRISVITLGVDDLERSLHFYQIGLGLPTQGIVGREFEHGAVAFFDLQSGLKLAIWNRKDIAHDTNMNQTGKRTTEFTIGHNVGSKEEVDMVMKQAESAGAVITVQAHETFWGGYSGYFQDPDGHLWEVVWNPAWEFTE, from the coding sequence ATGAAACCGCGGATTTCAGTTATCACATTAGGTGTAGATGATTTAGAAAGGTCCTTACATTTCTATCAAATTGGTCTTGGGCTTCCAACACAGGGCATAGTAGGAAGAGAGTTCGAGCATGGTGCTGTGGCATTTTTTGATCTGCAATCTGGATTAAAACTGGCAATTTGGAATCGAAAAGATATCGCTCATGATACCAATATGAACCAGACAGGAAAAAGGACAACTGAATTTACGATTGGGCATAATGTTGGGAGTAAAGAAGAGGTAGATATGGTAATGAAACAGGCAGAGAGTGCGGGTGCCGTTATTACGGTTCAAGCCCATGAGACTTTTTGGGGTGGATATTCCGGATATTTTCAAGACCCAGATGGACACTTGTGGGAAGTGGTCTGGAATCCTGCTTGGGAATTTACAGAATAA
- a CDS encoding N-acetylmannosamine-6-phosphate 2-epimerase, with protein MDVLDKIKGRLIVSCQALEDEPLHDSYIMSKMAFAAKLGGASGIRANSVKDIRAIKKEVDLPIIGIIKKDYPGSGVYITATEKEVDDLYQEGVDIIAFDATKQVRPDGKSFQGFFAEVKARYPDQLFMADISTLEEALAAEKAGVDIVATTLAGYTPYSEGVVPLELLEQVISHVSVPVIAEGNMDTPEKAKRAIELGAHAVVVGSAITRPKLITEKFAKAIQNY; from the coding sequence ATGGATGTATTAGATAAGATAAAAGGCAGATTAATAGTTTCGTGTCAGGCCCTTGAAGATGAGCCGCTTCATGATTCATATATTATGAGTAAGATGGCTTTTGCGGCAAAGCTAGGAGGGGCTTCCGGAATTAGAGCAAACAGCGTGAAAGATATCCGTGCAATCAAGAAGGAGGTCGATCTTCCCATCATTGGGATTATCAAAAAGGATTATCCCGGCAGCGGAGTGTATATTACGGCAACGGAAAAAGAAGTAGATGACCTGTATCAGGAAGGTGTGGATATCATTGCTTTTGATGCAACAAAGCAAGTCCGTCCGGATGGAAAAAGTTTTCAGGGATTTTTTGCAGAAGTGAAAGCCAGGTACCCGGACCAGCTGTTTATGGCTGATATTTCTACATTAGAAGAAGCGCTGGCAGCTGAAAAAGCCGGAGTTGATATTGTGGCAACCACTTTAGCGGGATATACTCCTTATTCGGAAGGAGTTGTTCCTTTGGAATTACTGGAACAAGTAATATCCCATGTTTCAGTTCCTGTTATAGCGGAAGGAAATATGGATACACCGGAAAAAGCAAAAAGGGCTATTGAATTAGGAGCTCATGCAGTTGTTGTAGGAAGTGCCATTACACGTCCGAAATTAATTACAGAGAAATTTGCAAAAGCTATACAAAACTACTAG
- a CDS encoding cysteine hydrolase family protein: MNQTLLIIDAQQELIDGNLEESAVINKEHLLGNINLVIDKAKQSGVPVVFVRDLDVAKGKGKGFQVHEEIIVPAETKYFDKAATNSFHGTGLLDHLKSQKVKHVVIMGCKTQHCIDSAVRTATINGLDVTLVGDGHSTTDSDTLSAEQIIKHHNEILHGHYNVEHFSVVRNAAEDLFHPIHDSYR; this comes from the coding sequence TTGAATCAAACCTTATTAATTATTGATGCCCAGCAAGAGTTAATCGATGGGAATCTGGAAGAAAGTGCAGTTATTAATAAAGAGCACCTTCTTGGGAATATCAATTTAGTGATTGATAAAGCAAAACAATCAGGTGTTCCAGTTGTCTTTGTAAGGGATTTAGATGTTGCGAAAGGGAAAGGAAAAGGATTTCAGGTACACGAAGAAATTATTGTGCCTGCAGAAACAAAGTACTTTGATAAAGCGGCAACCAATTCTTTTCATGGAACGGGACTCCTGGATCACCTGAAATCTCAAAAGGTCAAGCATGTTGTAATAATGGGATGCAAAACCCAGCACTGTATAGACAGTGCAGTGAGAACCGCAACTATTAATGGATTGGATGTCACATTAGTAGGTGATGGACATTCAACAACGGATAGCGATACTTTAAGTGCGGAACAAATTATTAAGCATCATAATGAAATTCTTCATGGCCATTACAATGTGGAACACTTTTCAGTTGTCAGAAATGCAGCGGAAGACTTGTTTCATCCAATACATGATTCTTATAGGTAA
- a CDS encoding DUF421 domain-containing protein — MGDFFYHCLLILGRIITILPLFLFITLYMGRRSIGELPIFDYLVILILGAVAGADIADPSVRHLETGFAIIAIGIFQRIIGKVKISNRKIGKLITFEPVIVIYKGKLLQANLRRTNYTIDNILQMLREKNIFDIQNVEMGVLEGSGMLSVQLKPSQMPATLGDLNITESSNQIAFPVIVEGVVYNTVLKQLGLDRDWLERELSRKGISVLGDIFFASISSKKELHISMKNEQAESIPPIYH, encoded by the coding sequence ATGGGTGATTTTTTTTATCATTGTCTTCTTATATTAGGAAGAATTATTACCATTCTGCCTCTATTTCTTTTTATTACACTTTATATGGGAAGACGCTCGATAGGGGAGCTTCCGATCTTCGATTACCTGGTTATTCTTATACTAGGTGCTGTGGCTGGGGCGGATATCGCAGATCCGTCTGTCAGACATCTGGAAACTGGGTTTGCCATTATTGCCATCGGCATCTTTCAGAGAATCATCGGGAAAGTAAAAATTTCGAACAGGAAAATAGGAAAATTGATTACTTTCGAACCGGTGATTGTCATCTATAAGGGGAAATTGCTTCAGGCCAATTTAAGAAGGACTAACTATACGATCGATAACATTCTTCAAATGCTTAGGGAGAAAAATATTTTTGATATCCAGAATGTGGAGATGGGGGTGCTCGAAGGAAGCGGTATGTTAAGTGTCCAATTAAAACCTTCACAAATGCCAGCAACCCTTGGAGATTTGAACATTACCGAGAGTTCCAATCAAATAGCTTTTCCAGTGATTGTTGAGGGAGTGGTATACAACACGGTACTTAAGCAGTTAGGTTTGGATAGGGACTGGCTCGAACGGGAGCTTTCCAGAAAAGGGATCTCCGTATTAGGGGATATATTTTTTGCCTCTATCAGCTCTAAGAAAGAGCTGCATATTTCCATGAAAAATGAACAAGCAGAATCCATACCACCTATCTATCATTAA
- a CDS encoding dienelactone hydrolase family protein has protein sequence MENKRHSYDRNSNSLIIVIHEIYGINQHIKSFYELLTKQNFEVICPNLLEREMPFDYSQEEDAYHHFMEHVGFDRAARKVKDLLLDVKDEYETIYIIGFSIGATIAWLCSEEDCVDGIVGYYGSRIRDYLEVTPRSPAMLFFPQEEQSFNVDELVLALEKKKIKAYKFTGKHGFSDPYSSKYDAKSEQEAFSKMLDFLLHID, from the coding sequence ATGGAGAATAAGCGACATAGTTATGATAGAAATTCTAATTCTTTAATCATCGTAATCCACGAAATCTATGGAATAAATCAACATATAAAGAGTTTTTACGAATTGTTAACCAAGCAGAATTTTGAAGTGATATGCCCCAATTTATTAGAGCGAGAGATGCCTTTTGATTATTCTCAAGAGGAAGACGCTTATCATCACTTTATGGAACATGTTGGTTTCGATAGAGCGGCACGTAAAGTCAAAGATTTGTTATTGGATGTTAAAGATGAATACGAAACAATATATATCATTGGATTTAGTATAGGTGCAACTATTGCCTGGCTGTGCAGCGAGGAAGATTGTGTGGATGGAATAGTTGGATACTATGGTTCAAGGATTAGGGACTATTTAGAGGTGACACCCCGGAGTCCTGCCATGCTATTTTTTCCGCAAGAAGAGCAATCTTTTAATGTTGATGAGTTAGTATTGGCTTTGGAGAAAAAGAAAATTAAAGCATATAAATTTACCGGGAAACATGGATTCAGTGATCCTTATTCCTCTAAGTATGATGCAAAATCAGAACAAGAAGCATTTAGCAAAATGCTGGATTTTTTATTGCATATTGATTGA
- a CDS encoding sigma-70 family RNA polymerase sigma factor, giving the protein MRKIRDDDSLENREVWLELIMDEYGERLTKLAYNYVKDWKLAEDIVQDVFITCYQNYDKIDEVTSFKSWIYRLAINRSKDILKSHAFRKVVLNSSLFSLFSSKELPPEKELLKRSEEEFLSFCVLSLPVKYREVVTLYYYEECSIEEIQGLIGVNQNTIKTRLSRGRMKLKKMMERRGYNGEQA; this is encoded by the coding sequence GTGAGAAAGATCAGGGACGATGATTCATTAGAAAATCGTGAAGTTTGGCTTGAGTTGATAATGGATGAGTACGGTGAACGGCTCACGAAGCTTGCTTATAACTATGTGAAAGACTGGAAGCTGGCTGAAGATATTGTTCAAGATGTATTCATCACATGTTACCAAAATTATGACAAAATCGATGAAGTGACCTCCTTTAAATCATGGATTTATCGATTGGCTATTAATAGATCAAAGGATATCTTGAAGAGTCATGCATTTCGGAAAGTGGTGCTTAATTCGAGCCTGTTTTCTTTATTTTCATCGAAGGAATTACCTCCGGAAAAGGAGCTGCTGAAGCGCAGCGAGGAAGAATTTCTTTCCTTTTGTGTATTGTCTTTGCCTGTGAAGTATCGGGAAGTTGTTACTCTCTATTATTATGAAGAATGTTCGATTGAAGAGATCCAGGGATTAATAGGAGTAAACCAAAATACGATTAAAACGAGATTGAGCAGAGGCAGGATGAAGTTAAAAAAAATGATGGAGAGGCGGGGATACAATGGAGAGCAAGCTTAG
- a CDS encoding NAD(P)H-dependent flavin oxidoreductase, protein MKFPQLKIGHMTPEFPIMQGGMGVGISLSGLASAVANAGGIGIISGTGISIEELRLHIRKARAAIKGEGYIGVNVLFAMNDFAEKMKAAIEEKVDFIISGAGISRDMYNWGKESGTPVISIVSSARLAKMSERLGASAVVVEGNEAGGHLGTERPLFDILPEVVDAVKIPVIAAGGIMTGEDIAHAIRVGASGVQMGTRFVASQECDAPLSFKEKYVQAKQEDIVMVKTTVGLEGRAIKNNFTEQISDNKKVKIKKCIDCLKNCSYRFCTLDSLVTSMEGDCENGLVFAGARVHEINEILPVQTIIHKIKREYEACV, encoded by the coding sequence TTGAAATTTCCACAATTAAAAATCGGTCATATGACGCCTGAGTTTCCCATTATGCAAGGGGGAATGGGCGTAGGGATTTCGCTGAGCGGCCTGGCATCAGCGGTTGCGAATGCCGGGGGGATTGGAATTATTTCAGGAACAGGAATTAGCATTGAAGAGCTGAGGCTTCATATACGAAAGGCCAGGGCAGCTATCAAGGGTGAGGGCTATATTGGGGTGAATGTTTTATTTGCCATGAATGATTTTGCTGAAAAAATGAAGGCTGCCATTGAGGAAAAGGTGGATTTCATTATTTCAGGTGCAGGAATATCTAGAGATATGTACAATTGGGGCAAAGAATCCGGGACACCGGTCATTTCGATTGTGTCATCTGCAAGGCTTGCCAAAATGTCTGAACGGCTGGGTGCTTCTGCTGTTGTCGTAGAGGGCAATGAGGCGGGAGGACATTTAGGGACCGAAAGGCCGTTATTCGATATTTTGCCAGAAGTCGTGGATGCTGTTAAGATTCCTGTCATAGCTGCAGGGGGAATCATGACAGGAGAAGATATCGCGCATGCCATTCGTGTCGGTGCTTCCGGTGTTCAGATGGGAACCAGGTTTGTCGCAAGTCAAGAATGTGATGCACCCCTATCCTTCAAGGAAAAATATGTACAAGCCAAACAGGAAGATATCGTTATGGTGAAAACCACCGTAGGTTTGGAAGGCCGTGCCATTAAGAATAACTTTACTGAACAAATATCTGACAATAAAAAGGTGAAAATCAAGAAATGCATCGATTGTCTGAAAAACTGCTCCTACCGCTTTTGCACATTGGATTCTCTGGTCACATCCATGGAGGGGGACTGTGAGAATGGTCTCGTATTTGCGGGGGCAAGAGTCCATGAAATTAACGAGATTTTGCCTGTTCAGACGATCATTCATAAGATCAAAAGGGAATATGAAGCGTGTGTTTAA
- a CDS encoding NUDIX hydrolase, whose translation MGYVMDLRKIVGSRPLVIPGASVIVLDKNNRLLLQLRMDNNCWALAGGSLEPGETLEEVAKRELLEETGLTANDLQLFNIYSGEEFYYKYPHGDEVYNVITAYICNNYDGELTMDSEEVKDLRFFHVHEIPSNISPPDRKVIKDYINSI comes from the coding sequence ATGGGTTATGTAATGGATTTAAGAAAAATAGTTGGAAGCCGTCCTCTTGTTATTCCTGGGGCAAGTGTTATCGTTTTGGATAAGAATAACAGGCTGTTGCTGCAGTTAAGAATGGATAATAACTGTTGGGCATTGGCGGGAGGTTCTCTGGAGCCTGGAGAGACATTGGAAGAGGTGGCTAAGAGAGAGCTGTTGGAAGAAACTGGGTTAACAGCAAATGATCTGCAGTTGTTTAATATTTATTCAGGAGAAGAATTTTACTATAAATACCCGCACGGTGATGAAGTATATAATGTCATCACCGCTTATATCTGCAACAACTATGATGGAGAACTTACAATGGATAGCGAAGAGGTTAAAGATTTGCGTTTTTTTCATGTCCATGAGATTCCCTCGAATATAAGTCCTCCAGATCGTAAAGTGATTAAAGATTATATTAATTCTATTTAG
- a CDS encoding N-acetylneuraminate lyase has product MKGIFTALMCSFDENGRVNEKGLREIVRYNIEISKVDGLYVNGSTGENFLISTEQKKQIFEIVKDEAKDQVKLIAQVGSLNIDEAVELAQFATDLGYDAISAVTPFYYKFDFQEIKDYYYTILESVNNKMIIYSIPALTGVSMNLEQFGELFENEKVIGVKFTAPDFFLLERLRHAYPDKLIYSGFDEMLLSASVLNVDGAIGSTFNVNGERAKQIFELAQNGQIEEARELQKVTNDLIGEILDNGLYQTIKEILKTQGVDAGVCRKPMKALEEDKVQRAKMIAEKYL; this is encoded by the coding sequence ATGAAAGGAATTTTTACAGCGTTGATGTGTTCATTTGATGAAAACGGAAGGGTGAACGAAAAGGGATTAAGGGAGATTGTCCGTTACAATATCGAAATTTCAAAGGTAGATGGCTTGTATGTCAATGGAAGTACAGGTGAGAACTTTCTGATTTCCACTGAACAAAAAAAGCAAATCTTTGAAATTGTAAAAGATGAAGCTAAAGATCAGGTTAAATTGATTGCTCAGGTGGGTTCATTAAATATTGATGAAGCAGTAGAATTAGCACAATTTGCAACAGATTTAGGCTATGATGCTATTTCTGCTGTTACACCATTCTACTATAAGTTTGATTTCCAGGAGATTAAAGATTATTATTACACCATTTTAGAAAGCGTTAACAACAAAATGATCATCTATTCTATCCCAGCCTTAACAGGGGTTAGCATGAATCTTGAGCAATTTGGAGAGCTTTTTGAGAATGAAAAAGTAATCGGCGTGAAATTTACAGCACCTGATTTCTTCTTACTGGAAAGACTTCGCCATGCTTATCCTGATAAGCTCATCTACTCGGGATTTGATGAAATGCTGCTTTCGGCAAGTGTCCTGAATGTAGACGGAGCGATTGGCAGTACGTTTAATGTAAATGGAGAGCGTGCCAAGCAAATTTTTGAACTGGCACAAAATGGCCAGATTGAAGAAGCAAGGGAGCTTCAAAAAGTAACCAATGATTTAATCGGCGAGATTTTAGATAACGGCTTATACCAGACGATTAAAGAGATCCTGAAGACACAAGGCGTTGATGCAGGTGTATGCAGGAAGCCAATGAAAGCGCTTGAAGAGGACAAAGTTCAGCGTGCGAAAATGATTGCGGAAAAATATCTGTAA
- a CDS encoding GrpB family protein, translating into MKIRLTEFNNNWAPMYQKEAQFLKSIFKDEIIKCEHFGSTAVQGMKAKPVIDMMCIVRNIEKIDEFNEKMKKLGYDSAGEWGITGRRLFRKGGENRSHHIHFYQFDNPQIERHLIFRDYLRTHPREAARYTKFKEELAQRFEDTADYSQAKKVFVKGMEQKALDWYAGVRDFHPEE; encoded by the coding sequence ATGAAGATTCGTCTTACGGAATTTAACAATAATTGGGCCCCTATGTATCAAAAAGAAGCACAATTCCTAAAATCCATCTTTAAAGATGAAATCATTAAATGTGAACATTTCGGGAGTACCGCAGTCCAGGGGATGAAGGCAAAGCCTGTAATCGATATGATGTGTATTGTGAGAAACATCGAGAAGATAGATGAATTTAATGAGAAGATGAAGAAGCTTGGATATGACTCTGCCGGGGAATGGGGCATTACAGGGAGAAGATTATTTCGTAAAGGCGGGGAAAACCGATCTCATCATATACATTTCTATCAATTTGATAACCCCCAAATAGAACGGCATCTTATTTTTAGAGATTATCTGCGGACCCATCCCCGTGAAGCAGCAAGGTATACGAAGTTTAAGGAAGAATTGGCTCAAAGGTTTGAAGACACGGCTGATTATAGCCAGGCAAAAAAGGTGTTTGTGAAAGGGATGGAGCAGAAGGCGCTTGATTGGTATGCAGGTGTAAGGGACTTCCATCCCGAGGAATAG
- a CDS encoding DUF5316 family protein, with product MLKHLTIGIVFSITGVLLSLGFWELSKTYLVTGAIGLFFIAMSVLMSGSIAGPHRMRAGLEAHDSPDEKRKRKRTSIGSVLIGLPNIMIALLLYLFLN from the coding sequence GTGTTGAAACATCTAACTATCGGGATCGTTTTCTCAATAACTGGTGTTTTATTATCACTTGGTTTTTGGGAATTAAGTAAGACTTACTTAGTGACAGGAGCCATTGGATTATTTTTTATAGCCATGTCTGTTCTTATGTCAGGTTCTATAGCTGGTCCCCATCGGATGAGGGCAGGCTTGGAAGCACATGATTCTCCTGACGAAAAACGAAAGCGGAAAAGAACAAGCATCGGCTCAGTTTTAATTGGCCTGCCAAATATTATGATTGCGCTGCTTCTTTATCTTTTCTTAAACTGA
- the proS gene encoding proline--tRNA ligase → MSQNTNNFSKWYLETIQKADLFDYTPVRGCIAFKPDGYEIWEHIQAEMDKRFKETGHRNAYFPMLIPENFFQKEKDHIEGFSPELPWITEAAGEKLEERLALRPTSETMIGHLYSDWIKSYRDLPVLINQWANVFRWEKKTLPFIRTSEFLWQEGHTAHVDEEEARKETMQMLEIYKEVVEGLLAIPVYDGQKTPSERFAGAVDTFSIEAMMKDGKAVQAGTSHYLGTKFAEAFDIKYLNKENKHTFVHTTSWGTSTRLIGSVIMVHGDEQGLVLPPRVAPTQVVLIPVGPWKKNPAIMEKLDEVFAALKAEGIRVRLDDSDQSPGYKFNEWELKGVPVRIELGPRDLDQNQCLMKARDLGDKVAVPLDSIIESIKNELETMQTRLLEKAKAFREEHSHTHIDTIEQLEQHIAQSEQNDAIPGWILAGWCGDDACEESVKEKTKFTTRNIPFNPPATKDTCIHCGKEAKHTVWFARAY, encoded by the coding sequence ATGTCTCAAAACACCAACAACTTTTCAAAATGGTATCTGGAAACGATACAAAAAGCAGATTTATTTGATTACACCCCTGTTCGCGGGTGTATCGCCTTTAAGCCTGATGGCTATGAAATTTGGGAGCATATTCAGGCAGAGATGGATAAGCGTTTTAAGGAAACCGGCCACCGCAATGCCTATTTTCCGATGCTGATTCCGGAGAACTTTTTTCAAAAGGAAAAGGATCACATTGAAGGATTTTCGCCGGAGCTTCCGTGGATCACAGAAGCGGCAGGAGAGAAGCTTGAGGAGCGTCTGGCACTGCGCCCAACTTCTGAAACGATGATTGGACATTTGTATTCCGATTGGATTAAAAGCTACCGGGATCTGCCGGTCTTAATCAATCAATGGGCGAATGTATTCCGCTGGGAGAAGAAAACACTTCCTTTCATCCGCACGTCAGAATTTTTATGGCAGGAAGGCCACACAGCTCATGTGGACGAAGAAGAAGCGCGCAAGGAAACGATGCAGATGCTCGAGATTTATAAAGAAGTGGTAGAAGGCTTGCTTGCCATTCCTGTGTATGATGGGCAAAAAACACCATCCGAGCGCTTTGCAGGTGCGGTTGATACGTTCTCCATTGAAGCGATGATGAAGGATGGAAAAGCGGTACAGGCGGGAACTTCCCATTACTTGGGCACAAAGTTTGCGGAAGCTTTTGATATCAAATATTTGAACAAAGAAAATAAACATACTTTTGTCCATACAACATCATGGGGTACATCCACACGGTTAATCGGCTCTGTCATCATGGTTCATGGTGATGAACAAGGCCTTGTTCTCCCTCCAAGAGTAGCACCGACTCAAGTCGTGCTGATTCCAGTCGGCCCATGGAAAAAGAACCCTGCGATTATGGAGAAATTAGATGAAGTGTTTGCTGCATTAAAGGCGGAAGGAATCCGTGTACGCCTTGATGATTCCGATCAATCACCAGGCTATAAATTTAATGAGTGGGAGCTAAAAGGCGTGCCTGTCCGCATAGAGCTTGGCCCTCGTGATTTAGACCAAAATCAATGCTTAATGAAGGCGCGTGATCTTGGTGATAAAGTGGCCGTACCGCTTGATTCGATTATAGAAAGCATCAAAAATGAGCTTGAAACGATGCAGACTCGTTTATTAGAGAAAGCTAAAGCATTCCGTGAAGAGCATTCACACACACATATCGATACTATCGAGCAATTAGAACAGCACATTGCCCAATCTGAACAAAATGATGCCATCCCAGGCTGGATCTTAGCCGGATGGTGCGGTGATGATGCCTGTGAAGAAAGTGTAAAAGAAAAAACGAAATTCACGACACGGAACATCCCGTTCAACCCGCCGGCAACGAAAGATACCTGCATCCATTGTGGAAAAGAAGCGAAGCATACGGTTTGGTTTGCGCGGGCTTACTAA
- a CDS encoding cation:dicarboxylate symporter family transporter — MKRIKLSLATQIFIGLVLGIVVGGIFYGNEAAQSALQPFGDLFIRLIKMIVVPIVLSTIIVAIAGVGDLKSVGKLGGKSLTYFIGMTLVAIVVGLIAGNVFQPGAGLNMDSLQQSDISSYVETNKEQEGKSVADTFLHIVPTNPVQAMVEGDMLAIIFFAVVFGLGIAAIGDVGKPVLRFFEGTAKAMFYVTNLFMKYAPIGVFALIGVTISKYGFASLIPLGKLALTVYGSMIFFVLVVLGVMAKIVGFSIFKLLKMIKEELILAFSTASSETVLPRIMDKMEKAGSPKHISSFVIPTGYSFNLDGSVLYQAIASLFIAQMFGIELSIGQQITLMLVLMVTSKGMAGVPGVSFVVLLATFSTIGLPAEGLAFIAGIDRILDMGRTAVNVVGNSLAAIVIAKWEGQFNPPAEERFEQQAS; from the coding sequence ATGAAAAGAATTAAATTAAGTTTAGCCACTCAAATTTTTATCGGTCTTGTCCTGGGGATTGTGGTTGGCGGTATCTTTTACGGTAATGAAGCAGCGCAAAGTGCCTTACAGCCATTTGGCGATCTGTTCATCCGTTTAATTAAAATGATTGTGGTTCCTATTGTACTATCCACGATTATCGTTGCTATTGCTGGTGTAGGTGATTTAAAATCCGTTGGTAAGCTTGGCGGTAAATCATTGACCTATTTTATCGGCATGACGTTGGTTGCCATTGTGGTTGGCTTAATCGCCGGGAATGTATTTCAGCCAGGTGCCGGCCTGAATATGGACAGCCTGCAGCAAAGTGACATTTCAAGCTATGTCGAAACCAATAAAGAGCAGGAAGGCAAGTCTGTAGCGGATACATTCTTGCATATTGTGCCTACTAATCCGGTACAAGCCATGGTTGAAGGCGATATGCTGGCGATTATCTTCTTTGCTGTTGTATTTGGACTCGGAATCGCAGCAATTGGAGATGTCGGAAAGCCGGTTCTGAGATTTTTCGAAGGTACAGCCAAGGCGATGTTCTATGTAACGAACCTATTTATGAAGTATGCGCCGATCGGGGTATTTGCCTTAATTGGTGTTACGATTTCCAAGTATGGCTTCGCCTCACTGATTCCATTAGGCAAGCTGGCGCTTACTGTATATGGATCGATGATTTTCTTTGTTCTAGTTGTTCTGGGAGTCATGGCCAAAATTGTCGGGTTCAGTATCTTTAAATTATTGAAGATGATCAAAGAGGAATTAATTTTGGCATTTTCAACAGCAAGCTCGGAAACAGTTCTTCCAAGAATTATGGACAAAATGGAGAAAGCGGGAAGCCCGAAACATATTTCTTCATTCGTTATTCCGACAGGCTATTCTTTTAACCTGGACGGATCTGTTTTATATCAGGCGATTGCCTCTTTATTTATTGCCCAGATGTTTGGGATCGAATTAAGCATCGGACAGCAAATTACGCTAATGTTAGTGCTGATGGTTACATCGAAAGGAATGGCGGGTGTACCGGGCGTATCCTTTGTGGTGCTGCTGGCGACATTCAGTACCATTGGATTGCCTGCAGAAGGCCTTGCCTTTATTGCCGGCATCGACCGTATCCTTGATATGGGACGCACAGCAGTTAACGTGGTGGGGAACTCACTGGCGGCAATTGTTATTGCGAAGTGGGAAGGGCAATTCAACCCTCCAGCAGAAGAAAGATTTGAACAACAAGCTTCATAA
- a CDS encoding DUF4256 domain-containing protein translates to MTQGSKALSPEQRDELLQTLKARFEKNTHRHEGLVWADVQAKLEANPEKLWSLNEMEETAGEPDVAGYDEETGEYIFYDCAAESPKGRRSFCYDREALEARKKHKPENSVMDMAAAMGVELLTEEQYRELQELEAFDKKTSSWVQTPAHIRKLGGALFCDRRYDTVFVYHNGADSYYAARGFRGSLRV, encoded by the coding sequence ATGACACAGGGAAGTAAGGCGCTGTCACCAGAACAGCGGGATGAATTGCTGCAAACATTGAAGGCCCGTTTTGAGAAGAATACGCACAGGCATGAAGGGCTGGTATGGGCAGATGTACAAGCTAAGCTTGAGGCTAATCCTGAGAAATTATGGTCGCTGAATGAAATGGAAGAAACGGCCGGCGAACCGGATGTTGCCGGGTATGATGAAGAGACGGGCGAATACATATTTTATGATTGTGCAGCAGAAAGTCCTAAGGGCCGCAGAAGTTTTTGCTACGATCGTGAAGCGCTGGAGGCAAGGAAAAAACATAAGCCGGAAAACAGTGTGATGGATATGGCAGCTGCCATGGGCGTTGAGCTTTTAACGGAAGAGCAATACCGGGAGCTCCAGGAGCTTGAAGCTTTTGATAAGAAAACATCGAGCTGGGTGCAGACACCTGCTCATATCAGAAAACTTGGCGGGGCTCTCTTCTGTGACCGCCGCTACGACACGGTCTTTGTGTATCACAATGGAGCTGATTCCTACTATGCTGCAAGGGGGTTCCGCGGCTCGCTGAGAGTTTAG